From one Desmodus rotundus isolate HL8 chromosome X, HLdesRot8A.1, whole genome shotgun sequence genomic stretch:
- the LOC112310556 gene encoding thymosin beta-4-like, with protein sequence MSDKPDMAKIEKFDKLKLKKTETQEKNPLPCKGTIEQEKQAGKP encoded by the coding sequence ATGTCTGATAAACCTGATATGGCCAAGATTGAGAAATTCGATAAgttgaaattgaagaagacagaaacacaggagaaaaatccACTGCCTTGCAAAGGAACGATTGAACAAGAGAAACAAGCAGGCAAACCATAA